The sequence CCGATGGCCTCGGCCTTGGTCAGCACGCCGATGCCGGCCATTCGATCGATGAAGATGCGGTTGCGCGAGACGAGGGTCTCGAAGTCCTCCAGCGCCCGCGGCAAGATCTCGTCAACGAGTTCCTTCACCAGCTTCCTGAAGACCGCCTCGTCGGGCAGGTCCTGCATCAGACCGCCGACGCGGGTCCAGTCGGAGTGAAACCGCTGGCCGGAGATGAGGTCGCAGATGTCGTAGATCTTCTCACGAGGGTTGAAGGCGTACAGGAACGCGGTGATCCCGCCGATATCCAGCGCCGCCGCGGCGACGCTGAGCAGGTGGTTCTGGATGCGGGCGATCTCGTTCATGATCGTCCGCAGGGCCTTGCAGCGCGGGGTGATCTCGATGCCGAAGAGCCGCTCAACCGCCCCGTGCCAGGTGATGTCGTTATGGATGGGCGAGCCGTAGTCCATGCGGGAGACAACGGTGACGTACTGGTTGTAGTCGTGGTGCTCGCCGAGCTTCTCGAAGCCGGAATGGAGGTAGCCGATGTGCGGCGTGCAGCGGGCGACCCGCTCGCCGTCGAGTTCAAGTACCAGCCGGAGCGTGGTGTGCGTCGCCGGGTGCTGGGGGCCGAAGTTGAGCACCCACCGCTCGCCGGTATCGACGTGCTCCTTGAGATAGTCGACGTTCTCGACCCCGACGTCGAATCCTTCGTAGGGCTTGAGCGTGTATGGCATGCAAACGTCCCTGGAGTCCATCACCCGCCACCCCGAACCGACGCCGGGCAGCGGCGCGGCCAGACTATAGACGACCGCTGGTGAACCGCCCTCAGGCCCCGGGGCCCGTTGCGCCGGGGCGGGATCGCCGCGCATACCAGCGGTACAGGCCGCTGCCCTTGATCCGCTGGATCAGGCGGTACGGCCGGCTGGCTTTGATCTGTGCGAGCCTGACGTCGGGCGGTTCCGGGGCGGTCGGCGCATCCCACCCCCGGCCGAACCTCGCCCGGGCCACCGCGCGGTAGATCGCCATGGACTTCAGCCGCGCAACCGCCCGCCAGGCCCGCGAACCGAGGATTTGCTCCAGTTCCTGGTGCGCGCGCAGGGCCGCATCCGGGCTGTGGTCGGCAACAGGGAGACCGAGTCGCGCGCGAAGGTCATCAATCGTGCAGCGAGCCCGCCACGCATCCATGTGCTCACGGAAGAACATCGAGTCCTTCTCGGTAAGGGCGGATTCCATGTGAACGAGGTACATCGGGGCATGACGCTCGACTATCTGGCGAACGGGGATGGGGCGGTGGCGCTGCGTGTGCGAGAGCATCGAGCCGCCCGCGTGCTGGCGATACATGAACAACGGCTGGGGGACCAGCCGGCCGCGGTAGCCGACCTGGAGCAGCGAGAGCCACAGGTCCCAGTCCTCCATGCCGTGGAGCATCGATTCCGCGTACCCGCCGGCCAGGTCGAACGCGGACCGCCGGACCAACGCGGTCGCCGTGCTCAGGTTGGCGACCAGGAGCGTGAAGGGGTTGTACTCCGGGCACCGCCAGGTCCCGGTGGAGCTGCCGAAGTACTCAGCGTGGCAATACGCATAGCCCAGCGATGGGTCAGCCGCGAGCGGGGCGAGGAGGTACTCGATGAACCCCGGGCGGAGCAGGTCATCGGCGTCCAGCGGGACGAAGAACTCGGCATCGGTGGCCCGGATTCCGGCGTTCCGCGCCGCGGCGAGCCCGGCGTTGTCCTGACGGATCACCCGTGTCCCTTCGCCCCGGAGCCGGTCGAGCGCTTCGAGTGTGCCCGCCACGGTCGAGCCGTCGTCCACCACGACGACGTCGACGTTCGTATGCGTCTGGCCGCGGGCGCTCTCCACCGCCTCCCGCACGAACGCCCCGTGGTTGTAGCAGGGGATGACGACGGCCACCCTCGGGGGCCGCGGGGCGCGAGCCGCCGCGGGAATCGGCCGGCGCATAGCGACAGACTGAGCCGCGTAGCCCGCGTAGAGCGAGCCGATCTGCTCG comes from Phycisphaeraceae bacterium and encodes:
- a CDS encoding glycosyltransferase, whose amino-acid sequence is MQTNRPLRLVYVSFEYPPQIGGGIGTYVDIVTRGLARQGHRVTVVTVGADPFVTREFTAGMEVVRLPHVRHSGPEPLRSLAYRKDHSDRVGDFLERFVEVEGADVIEFPDYLAEGFSYLARTTPGKRPVCVVRLHCPLCVIGEYNTADGPKPVLEALENEAMLLADRIVAPPGPQEEVLRRLLPRVGPMDIVRHPADPALLDLATDAGEPTPEAVFVGRLEQRKGVEQLVRAAPEFLDACPGARLVLIGGDAERGASEPSMRSFLGRLVPARHADRVVFTGRMGREDLFRRLASARVCVFPSLFENGPYTCLEAMSLSRPCIGSDYSGMRDMIEDGVSGRLVRAGDDADLARTLIDVYSMPEADRRKMGAAARERVRGCFHADRVCEQIGSLYAGYAAQSVAMRRPIPAAARAPRPPRVAVVIPCYNHGAFVREAVESARGQTHTNVDVVVVDDGSTVAGTLEALDRLRGEGTRVIRQDNAGLAAARNAGIRATDAEFFVPLDADDLLRPGFIEYLLAPLAADPSLGYAYCHAEYFGSSTGTWRCPEYNPFTLLVANLSTATALVRRSAFDLAGGYAESMLHGMEDWDLWLSLLQVGYRGRLVPQPLFMYRQHAGGSMLSHTQRHRPIPVRQIVERHAPMYLVHMESALTEKDSMFFREHMDAWRARCTIDDLRARLGLPVADHSPDAALRAHQELEQILGSRAWRAVARLKSMAIYRAVARARFGRGWDAPTAPEPPDVRLAQIKASRPYRLIQRIKGSGLYRWYARRSRPGATGPGA
- a CDS encoding NADH-quinone oxidoreductase subunit D, whose amino-acid sequence is MPYTLKPYEGFDVGVENVDYLKEHVDTGERWVLNFGPQHPATHTTLRLVLELDGERVARCTPHIGYLHSGFEKLGEHHDYNQYVTVVSRMDYGSPIHNDITWHGAVERLFGIEITPRCKALRTIMNEIARIQNHLLSVAAAALDIGGITAFLYAFNPREKIYDICDLISGQRFHSDWTRVGGLMQDLPDEAVFRKLVKELVDEILPRALEDFETLVSRNRIFIDRMAGIGVLTKAEAIGWSASGPMARASGVERDLRKDMPYLCYADNWDGQGAPAVKFKVVVGNDPANGKGGGDSYARFNVRVQEIRQSMEIIRQLIDAIPGGPVDVFSDSKMVKPTKKEVYSSIEGLIQHFEMIMTNRGWKPPVAEAYGWNEGPNGEQGFYIVSDGTSRPWRAKTRPACFINYSLMQKLTEGHMLSDVVVVLGSINVIAAELDR